The Paenibacillus sp. MBLB1832 genome has a window encoding:
- a CDS encoding S66 peptidase family protein — MATIRPPRLQSGDTIGIVTLGSPLDANTIDARIQTLEDMGFQVIVGKYTYAYGGIVATTAQQRADDLMSMFLNPNVKMILPTRGGTGVKDILPYLDYPIIQSNPKIVTGYSDITILLNILYQFANLIAFQSLLLIDFSPNTPAYNYDQFYAATSTHISPRVIQNPQGMPLNSLVKGNVSGRIVGGNLTSFVGTLGTPFEVDTKGKIIVLEETHEPTNTIYRYLTQLIMAGKFRDCVGIVMGQCTDCSTSYFTTYNDLIAGLIVPLGKPLLTNLSTAHSYYKAAIPIGALINLNTYTSTLTVLEPTVNG, encoded by the coding sequence ATGGCTACTATACGTCCGCCCAGATTACAAAGTGGAGATACCATTGGCATTGTTACATTAGGAAGTCCCCTGGATGCAAACACGATTGATGCAAGAATTCAAACGCTTGAAGATATGGGTTTTCAAGTTATCGTGGGTAAATACACTTATGCTTACGGGGGAATCGTGGCGACTACCGCTCAGCAGCGTGCGGATGACCTGATGTCTATGTTTCTCAATCCGAATGTGAAAATGATTTTGCCAACAAGAGGGGGAACAGGGGTTAAGGATATTTTGCCCTATCTGGACTACCCAATCATACAGAGCAATCCTAAGATTGTAACGGGATACAGCGATATTACGATCTTATTAAATATCTTATATCAATTTGCGAATTTAATTGCATTTCAAAGTTTATTGTTGATTGACTTTAGCCCAAATACACCTGCGTATAACTACGATCAATTTTACGCTGCAACATCTACACATATAAGTCCGAGAGTGATACAAAATCCACAGGGAATGCCATTGAATAGCTTAGTGAAAGGAAATGTGAGCGGGCGAATCGTAGGTGGGAACCTCACCTCATTCGTCGGAACGCTTGGAACTCCATTCGAAGTGGATACAAAGGGGAAAATCATCGTCCTTGAAGAGACACATGAACCAACGAATACGATCTACCGCTATCTCACACAATTAATTATGGCAGGTAAATTTCGGGATTGTGTCGGGATCGTGATGGGGCAATGCACCGATTGCTCTACTTCGTATTTCACTACCTATAATGATTTAATTGCAGGTCTCATTGTTCCATTAGGAAAACCGCTTTTAACCAACTTAAGTACAGCTCACAGTTATTACAAAGCAGCGATTCCCATCGGGGCTTTAATTAATCTCAATACTTACACGAGCACACTTACGGTACTTGAACCGACTGTCAATGGATGA
- a CDS encoding C40 family peptidase — protein sequence MKKIMLTTVVATSLMFGGIANAAPANTYIATDSDTFWSIANTFNIPLSELIANNPNVNADNIYEGVIIKLPIKAPQKASWEVKADAIIATGMGQLGVPYVFGGSTPYVAFDCSGFVQYAFNQNGFNLLHSASLQSQSGTPVEKSNLRKGDLIFLQGTYTTGVSHVGIYLGNNQILQAGTMGTREVKISTFFGTPYYDTHYWGARRLIN from the coding sequence ATGAAAAAGATCATGCTTACCACTGTCGTCGCTACTAGTCTTATGTTCGGAGGAATTGCAAATGCAGCGCCTGCCAATACTTACATAGCCACCGATTCGGACACCTTCTGGTCCATTGCCAATACATTTAATATTCCGCTCTCTGAGTTGATTGCCAATAATCCGAATGTAAATGCTGATAATATTTATGAAGGCGTTATCATCAAACTTCCAATTAAGGCTCCTCAAAAAGCAAGCTGGGAAGTAAAAGCAGATGCGATCATCGCGACTGGCATGGGGCAGCTTGGCGTTCCTTATGTTTTTGGTGGCAGCACGCCCTATGTTGCTTTCGATTGCTCTGGCTTTGTTCAATATGCGTTTAATCAAAATGGATTCAATCTACTTCATTCAGCATCACTTCAAAGTCAATCAGGAACGCCTGTCGAAAAGAGTAATCTTCGTAAAGGAGACCTCATCTTTCTCCAAGGAACCTATACAACTGGCGTTTCTCATGTCGGAATCTACCTTGGTAACAACCAAATTCTACAGGCAGGAACGATGGGTACACGAGAAGTTAAAATTAGCACGTTCTTTGGCACACCTTACTACGATACGCATTATTGGGGGGCTCGTCGCCTAATTAACTAA
- a CDS encoding GNAT family protein translates to MNIFQNHDIRLRTLELEDAALLVNWLSDPQVLAYYEGRDRSQDMASILEHQYKAKEIG, encoded by the coding sequence ATGAACATTTTTCAAAATCACGATATTCGTCTTAGAACGTTAGAACTAGAAGATGCTGCATTGCTTGTGAACTGGCTCTCCGATCCGCAGGTGCTGGCGTATTATGAAGGTCGTGACCGTTCACAAGACATGGCCTCGATATTGGAACACCAGTACAAAGCAAAGGAAATCGGTTAA
- a CDS encoding ABC transporter ATP-binding protein, with the protein MNSDLARHNVEISLEGVSMVFGKKGKQVVVLQDITFDVKQHEFVSLIGPAGCGKSTLLRLMADLLQPTKGHITIQKEHPREVHLRRKFGIVLENPTLFEWRTVRENMELPLELIGHSRALYKERMDHLLDTVGLMKFSDYYPWQLSSGMRIRVAIARALSLDPPVLFMDEPFSALDEFTKEKLQLELLEIKKKTNKTIVFVAHRISEAVFLSDRIIVISAHPGRVHSQHHIDLGVSRTPQTRESELFHDLTKAIRNCLPEGSDAL; encoded by the coding sequence ATGAATTCAGATCTTGCACGACACAATGTGGAAATTTCACTGGAAGGCGTCTCCATGGTTTTTGGCAAAAAAGGTAAGCAAGTGGTTGTGCTTCAAGATATTACGTTTGATGTGAAGCAGCATGAGTTCGTGTCCCTGATCGGGCCAGCGGGCTGTGGGAAATCAACGCTGCTGCGCTTGATGGCCGACTTGCTCCAACCGACGAAAGGACACATTACGATCCAGAAAGAGCATCCCAGGGAAGTCCACCTGCGGAGAAAGTTTGGCATCGTCCTTGAGAATCCCACTTTGTTCGAATGGCGGACGGTGCGCGAGAATATGGAACTCCCCCTTGAGTTGATCGGTCATAGCCGTGCCTTGTATAAGGAGCGGATGGACCACCTGCTCGACACCGTCGGCTTAATGAAGTTCAGTGATTATTACCCTTGGCAGCTCAGCAGCGGCATGCGAATTCGTGTTGCGATTGCGCGAGCACTCTCCCTCGATCCTCCCGTCCTGTTTATGGATGAACCTTTCTCCGCGTTAGATGAATTCACCAAAGAGAAACTACAGCTGGAACTCCTTGAGATTAAGAAAAAGACGAATAAAACCATCGTTTTTGTTGCCCATCGCATATCCGAAGCCGTATTTTTATCTGATCGTATTATCGTAATTTCCGCACATCCCGGCCGTGTTCACTCGCAGCATCATATTGATTTGGGTGTGTCAAGGACGCCGCAAACCCGAGAATCCGAGCTCTTTCATGATCTGACCAAAGCCATTCGAAACTGCTTGCCCGAAGGGAGTGATGCCCTTTGA
- a CDS encoding aspartate aminotransferase family protein produces the protein METDTPRGKEELLELDRKYVWHHMTAHNDNPMIVASGEGSWVTDVDGQRYLDGMSGLWCVNVGHGRKEIAEAAAQQMMTLAYATMVQAHIPSIELAAKLNKWLEGEYRIFFSNSGSDANEVAFKIARQYHHQNGNPTKHKFISRHRAYHGNSMGALGATGQSQRKLKYEPLGVGFSHVPPPYCYRCPFGQTKDSCSLQCAKAIEQAIVWEGPDSVAGVIVEPTITGGGMIVPHEGYLPMVSQICKKYNVLLIVDEVICGFGRSGKKFGHHNYGVKPDIVTMAKGLTSAYSPLSATAVSAELYATFQQAGPTSHFRHINTFGGNPVSCVVALKNLEILENEGLVGRSADIGNAFRARLTPLLEHPHVGDIRIFGSAMGIELVEDQGTKEPATPERVAQLIAACKSKGLLIGKNGDTVQGFANILTLSPPFSSTDQDVEFIIETLLSVFQTTPPERMMSRVDPAADYD, from the coding sequence ATGGAAACTGATACTCCTAGGGGAAAAGAGGAGCTGCTCGAGCTGGATCGCAAGTATGTGTGGCATCACATGACGGCACACAATGACAATCCGATGATTGTTGCATCTGGTGAAGGAAGCTGGGTCACAGATGTGGATGGCCAGCGTTACTTGGATGGGATGTCAGGGCTCTGGTGCGTCAATGTGGGGCATGGCCGGAAAGAAATTGCGGAAGCGGCTGCTCAGCAAATGATGACATTAGCCTATGCGACGATGGTGCAAGCTCACATTCCTTCGATTGAATTGGCTGCCAAGCTGAATAAATGGTTGGAGGGTGAGTATCGGATTTTTTTCTCGAATTCGGGCTCAGATGCGAACGAAGTCGCGTTCAAAATCGCCCGCCAATACCATCATCAGAACGGGAATCCAACGAAGCATAAATTTATTTCGCGGCATCGTGCATATCACGGCAATTCGATGGGTGCTTTGGGCGCGACAGGGCAATCGCAACGCAAGCTTAAATATGAGCCGCTAGGTGTGGGCTTCAGCCATGTGCCGCCGCCGTATTGTTACCGCTGTCCATTCGGACAGACGAAGGATTCATGCAGCTTGCAATGTGCCAAAGCCATTGAGCAAGCGATTGTTTGGGAGGGACCCGACTCTGTCGCGGGTGTAATAGTAGAACCGACGATCACGGGCGGAGGCATGATTGTCCCGCACGAAGGATACCTACCGATGGTAAGCCAAATTTGTAAGAAATACAATGTGCTGCTCATTGTAGATGAGGTCATTTGCGGCTTCGGGCGCTCGGGTAAAAAGTTCGGACATCACAATTACGGCGTGAAACCCGACATTGTCACGATGGCTAAGGGGCTTACCAGCGCGTATTCTCCGCTATCCGCAACGGCGGTTTCGGCGGAACTCTATGCCACGTTTCAGCAGGCGGGGCCTACGAGCCATTTTCGGCATATCAACACCTTTGGGGGTAATCCCGTTTCTTGCGTTGTGGCGCTGAAAAATCTTGAGATTTTGGAAAATGAGGGACTTGTCGGCCGTTCGGCTGATATTGGGAATGCCTTCCGCGCTAGACTGACTCCCTTGCTTGAGCATCCGCATGTCGGGGATATTCGCATCTTCGGCTCCGCGATGGGCATTGAACTGGTGGAAGATCAGGGGACGAAAGAACCTGCAACGCCAGAGCGTGTTGCCCAGTTAATCGCAGCTTGCAAGAGCAAAGGTCTGCTCATTGGTAAGAATGGCGACACCGTTCAGGGATTTGCTAATATTTTGACCTTGAGTCCACCGTTCTCGTCAACCGATCAAGATGTTGAATTTATTATCGAGACGCTGCTTTCCGTATTTCAAACAACTCCGCCCGAAAGGATGATGTCCCGTGTCGACCCTGCAGCCGATTACGATTAA
- a CDS encoding M20 family metallo-hydrolase — MSTLQPITINTARLHQRIMALAEIGKLGETGVCRLALTQEDRAGVELVRSWMEETGMETRIDPFANLIGVWRGLDPQKPALMLGSHVDSQPYGGRFDGAIGVLGAIEVVQTMQEQGIQPLCDVEVVAFCDEEGCRFNKGLFGVRGMTGKLETDELERTDKNGITRREALLAFGCDPAAIEGYPPLRQGRIGAFLELHIEQGPVLESLDQPIGIVSGISGPLWLTVEMTGFAGHAGSVPMGMRHDALLGAAKIIVALNELARREPGAPTVGTVGSLQVFPDSRNIIPERVSFTVDLRDIDLSRRNALEAELLSILEQVACEHGLTYSIREDTNSEPRYCATWIKDMLRDEAEGLGYKPPELMSGPFHDSLAMSHVCDYGMIFVRCLEGISHNPKEYASPEDIALGTELLYRTARRIALGMER; from the coding sequence GTGTCGACCCTGCAGCCGATTACGATTAACACAGCCCGTCTGCATCAACGTATTATGGCGCTGGCTGAGATTGGCAAACTTGGTGAGACTGGCGTCTGTCGATTGGCGTTAACGCAAGAAGACCGTGCAGGCGTTGAGCTCGTCCGGTCCTGGATGGAAGAGACGGGTATGGAAACACGCATCGATCCGTTCGCGAATTTGATAGGCGTTTGGCGGGGACTTGATCCCCAGAAGCCTGCACTTATGCTCGGTTCACATGTCGATTCACAGCCTTACGGCGGTCGATTCGACGGAGCGATCGGTGTGCTCGGGGCCATTGAAGTCGTGCAGACGATGCAAGAACAAGGCATACAGCCGCTATGTGATGTGGAAGTGGTCGCTTTCTGTGATGAAGAGGGGTGCCGTTTCAACAAAGGTTTGTTTGGCGTCAGGGGCATGACAGGGAAGTTAGAAACGGATGAACTGGAGCGTACGGATAAAAATGGCATCACTCGGCGAGAAGCACTCCTCGCATTTGGCTGCGATCCAGCTGCAATCGAGGGATATCCTCCGCTTAGACAAGGGCGAATTGGCGCTTTCTTGGAGCTCCATATCGAACAAGGACCTGTGCTCGAATCGCTGGATCAGCCGATCGGCATCGTGAGTGGCATCTCGGGACCGCTGTGGCTCACGGTCGAAATGACCGGCTTCGCTGGACACGCGGGGTCCGTGCCGATGGGGATGCGGCATGATGCGCTGCTCGGCGCAGCAAAAATCATCGTCGCGCTTAACGAATTGGCGAGACGAGAGCCTGGAGCGCCGACCGTCGGGACAGTGGGCTCGCTGCAGGTATTTCCAGATTCGCGGAATATCATTCCGGAGAGAGTGAGTTTCACGGTGGACCTGCGGGATATTGACCTGTCACGGCGCAATGCGTTGGAGGCGGAGCTGCTTTCCATCCTCGAGCAAGTCGCCTGCGAGCATGGTTTGACCTATTCCATTCGCGAAGACACGAACAGTGAGCCTCGTTACTGCGCGACATGGATCAAGGACATGCTGCGAGATGAAGCGGAGGGACTTGGATACAAGCCGCCAGAGCTCATGAGCGGACCTTTCCATGATTCGTTAGCGATGTCGCATGTGTGCGATTACGGGATGATTTTTGTCAGATGCCTCGAAGGCATCAGCCATAATCCCAAGGAATATGCAAGTCCGGAAGATATTGCGCTGGGAACTGAACTTTTGTACCGAACA